From Flexistipes sp.:
TATATTATAATAAATTAAATATGGGAAACCGTGGGGGTGCTCATTCTGGGCTGAGAAAATACCCCTCGAACCTGATCGGGTAATTCCGGCGCAGGGAACGGGTGAGTTTATAATAAAACCATCTGGCGCGTCGGTGTCAGGTGGTTTTTTTGTTTTAGTATGCAAAATGTAAGCTTTGAACAATGTGCTTTTTCATATTTTTGGAAGTGGGACTTTAGTCCCGCAAACTTCTAAATGCTGAGTTTTAAAAAACTTTGCCGACTGAAGCCGCGCTTCCTGAATTATTCAAAGCTTTAAAAATTGAGGAGATTGCTTATGACACAACTTGAAGCTGCAAAAAAGGGCAGGATTACACCTGAAATGGGAATTGCCGCTAAACATGAAGACCTGGCTGCTGAGGAAATTAGAAAGAAAATAGCCGAAGGCGTGGCCGTAATCCCCAAAAATATAAACCATGATTTTAAGAACATTATGGCCATAGGTCAGGGCTTAAAAACAAAGATAAATGCCAATATCGGTACCAGCGGTGACTGCCCTTCCATAGAGAGAGAGGTGCGGAAACTTGAGGTTGCTCTGAAATACGGCACTGACAGTGTGATGGATCTTTCCACGGGCGATGACCTCAATGAAGCGAGGATGAGTATACTTAAAAATTCCACTGTGATGGTGGGTGCAGTGCCTCTGTATGCAGTGGCTGCAAAAATGGCGGATGAAGATATTCCAACCCACAGGATGGACGGTGAAGAACTTCTCAAATCGATAGATGAGCAATGCCGGCAGGGGATAGATTACATAACGGTTCACTGTGGAGTAACAAAAGAATCTGTAAAAAGGATGGATGCAAGTGACAGGGTTTGCGGCATTGTCAGCCGGGGTGGTTCAATTCTCGCCGACTGGATAAGGAAAAACGGTAAAGAAAATCCGTTATATGAATATTTTGACGAGTTGCTTGAAATTGCTTACAAATATGATGTTACATTGAGCCTCGGTGACGGCTTCAGGCCGGGCTCAATAGCGGATGCTACAGACAGACCCCAGATTGATGAATTAATTATTTTAGGTGAGCTTTCCAAAAGGGCTTATGAAAAAAATGTACAGGTAATAATCGAAGGTCCGGGTCATGTACCGCTTGACCAGATTGAGACGAACATGAAGCTGCAAAAAAGCTTGTGTAACAATGCTCCGTTTTATATACTTGGGCCTCTTCCCACGGATATCGCGCCGGGGTATGATCATATAACGAGTGCCATCGGAGGGGCAATTGCCGCATCGGCCGGAGCTGATTTTCTGTGTTACGTTACGCCCGCCGAGCACCTCTGTCTGCCGGATGAAGATGATGTCAGGGAAGGTGTGATTGCCTCTAAAATAGCTGCCCATATCGCTGATATCTCAAAAGGTGTGAAAGGGGCTTTGCAGAGGGATATTAAAATGAGCGAATACAGAAAGAATTTGGACTGGGAAGGTATGTTTAAAACTTCGGTGGATCCTGAAAAAGCCAGATCCAGGTTCAGACAGAATATGGATATCAATTCGTGTACAATGTGTGGTAAATTATGTGCAGTAAAAATAGATCAGAAGTAGCAGATTTCCTGAAACTTTATCTTGTTTTTGAGAGCTCCATGCTCAAGCTTCCACTTGATGAATTTATGGAGCAGGTGATTGAAGGGGGGATAACAGCTTTTCAGCTTCGGGATAAAAATGTGCCTGCAAGAAAAAGAGCGGAGAACGGCAAAAGGGCTGCCGAATTTTGCAGAAACAGCAACATCCCCTTTATTGTGAATGACAGACTTGATATAGCCAGGATATTGGCAGCAGACGGGGTGCATCTGGGAGATAAGGACATACCGCTTGATATTGCCGGGAATGAGTTCGGTGAATTTTTTTACGGATATTCATGTAACAATTCCGATGATGTTAAGTATGCTGCTTCCTGCAGTGCCGCATATAT
This genomic window contains:
- the thiC gene encoding phosphomethylpyrimidine synthase ThiC; this encodes MTQLEAAKKGRITPEMGIAAKHEDLAAEEIRKKIAEGVAVIPKNINHDFKNIMAIGQGLKTKINANIGTSGDCPSIEREVRKLEVALKYGTDSVMDLSTGDDLNEARMSILKNSTVMVGAVPLYAVAAKMADEDIPTHRMDGEELLKSIDEQCRQGIDYITVHCGVTKESVKRMDASDRVCGIVSRGGSILADWIRKNGKENPLYEYFDELLEIAYKYDVTLSLGDGFRPGSIADATDRPQIDELIILGELSKRAYEKNVQVIIEGPGHVPLDQIETNMKLQKSLCNNAPFYILGPLPTDIAPGYDHITSAIGGAIAASAGADFLCYVTPAEHLCLPDEDDVREGVIASKIAAHIADISKGVKGALQRDIKMSEYRKNLDWEGMFKTSVDPEKARSRFRQNMDINSCTMCGKLCAVKIDQK
- the thiE gene encoding thiamine phosphate synthase, translating into MCSKNRSEVADFLKLYLVFESSMLKLPLDEFMEQVIEGGITAFQLRDKNVPARKRAENGKRAAEFCRNSNIPFIVNDRLDIARILAADGVHLGDKDIPLDIAGNEFGEFFYGYSCNNSDDVKYAASCSAAYIGIGPIFDTSTKRDLREILDKGKIRELAFAADIPSVGIGGINRTNVDSLKNTGLNGIAVVSAICASENPYRETRILRELVEEL